The sequence below is a genomic window from Thermoflavifilum sp..
CTACGTTGTAGGGCGTGGCACGGGTAGCAAACATGCTGAAGCCATCATGATGCCGTGATGTGATGGTGATGTATTTCATTCCTGCGGCCTTAGCCAGCGCTACCCATTGCTTCGCATCGAAAGCATAGGGGTAAAACAAGCTGGCAAGCCTGCTATAATCGTGATAGGAGATATGTTCGTTGTGCATTACCCATTCGCCGTCGCCGAGGATACTGTAAATACCCCAGTGGATGAACATACCAAAACGACGATTCTGAAAATCTTCGCGGGCCTGCAGGTTTTCAGGCGAAGGCTGATAACCCTGTTGCGCATGCAAGGAAACCGATAACACTCCGATGCAAAACCAGGTAAGGAGAATTGTTTTCATGGCAGTGGGTATGAAAAAATTTTTAATTGTTTAGTTTGATAAAACCACCGTCGATCGGATAATCGCATCCGGTGATAAAAGAGGCTTCATCACTGCACAGGTATAGTGCCAGATACGCCACTTCTTCCGGTGTGGCCATCCGGCCGATAGGCTGGGTAGCCGATAATTTCTGGAACATTTCCATTTCACGTCCCGGATAATTTTTTTGCAGAAAACCATCTACAAATGGTGTATGCACGCGTGCCGGCGAGATACTGTTGCAGCGGATATGATCATGAATATAATCTTTTGCCACCGATAAAGTCATGGCATATACGGCACCTTTGCTCATGCTGTAGGCAAAGCGATCGGGAAGGCCCACATGAGCTGCTATAGAAGCCAGATTCAGGATAACACCGTGTTGTTGCTGTTTCATCACCGGCAACACGGCCTGCATACAGAGAAATGTGCCTTTCACATTTACTGCGAATATCCTGTCGAAATCTTCTACTGTCGTATTTTCCAGCCGGCCAATATGGGCAATACCAGCACTGTTCACCAGGATGTGCACGCCTCCCTGATCCTTGCATATACGGTTTACGACCTGCTTTACGGCGACTGCATCCGTCACATCAGCCTGATAGGCAAAAGCCTGATGGCCGGTTGAAGTGATTTCCTGAACCACCTGAAGGGCTTGCTGTAGCTGAAGATCCACCACACATACCGTTGCCCCCTGCCGGGCAAACACCTGTGCAATTGCTCGACCAATGCCGCTGGCTGCTCCGGTTATGATGGCTATTTTCTGATCCAGGCGAAACAATTCGGCCATAATGGTTTAAAAATAAAAAACGGAATGGTATGGAAATATTTGTTATGCCTATTGCATCTCAACTTTCAAAATCGTCAATTCATCAGTATATCAGCTATACGTGCTGTTTCCAATAAACCATAAAAAGTGCTGTTGCAGCACATTTGAATTTATCGGGCAACAGCTTCCTGATGTAATTTCCGTGTTTCCAGGTAGTTCCCTGCTTTATCGAATACAAACACCTGAGCCTCACCGGTTGCAAATTCCACTTCTGAAATTTTTTCGGCGGGAATATGCTCCAGAAACATTTTCAATGCCCGCAGGCTGTTGCCATGAGCTACAATCAGGATTTTTTTCCCGGATTTTACCAGGGGCGACACTTCCTGCTGATAACAGGCCACCACACGCTCGTAAGTATCTTTTAAACTTTCCCCGTGCGGAGGCCTATCTTCAAATCCTCTCCGCCAGCGATGTACCTGTTCGGCGCCAAACAATTTTGCCGTTTCTTCTTTGTTTTTCCCCTGTAAATCCCCGTAATGCCGCTCGTTAAAGGCTTGAAAACGCCTTACCAGCAATTGATCCGTAACAATTTCCGGGGCTTCGAGCAACATATTCATCAAAGTTTCCCAGCTGCGTCGCAAAGCTGAGGTGATAGCTATATCGAAAACAAAAGCATGTTGCGCCAGCAATTGCCCAACCCTTCGCGCTTCGGCAATTCCATTCTCGGATAACGAACAATCAATCCAGCCGGTAAACAGATTTTTTTGATTGTACACCGATTCACCATGGCGAACCATTACCAGATAAGTATTTTCCTGTTGTGAAGCATTTGTTGAAGCCATAATCATTGGTTTTTATTTTGCAAAGTAAACATATCCCGGGTAAACATTTTGTGCTTATGATGTCTGCAAAAGATAAGATTTAAAAGTTTCAAAATTGTTTTTCATTCGAATGGCCCGGCCCGGCTGTTGCATGATTTGCTGAACGGCTGTTGGGAGTGAAGGCCAGCAGGGAAGTGTACGGATGTCATCCGGATAAATATTTGCAAATTTTCCGGGATGTGCAGTAGCCAGGAACACGCCGGGCGATGCAGAAGGGTGTCGCTGCTGATAGGTGTTCAGCCCCAGGCTGGCTATGGCGGTGTGCGGACAGAGGATATAGCGTTCTGTTTCGGCCACACGCCTGATTTCGGCAAGTGTTTGATGATCATCAAATGCATATCCGTGAATCCATTGGCGCATCCGTTGCACATCCTGTTGAAAGATTGCACTGAGGCGCTGAAAATTGCTCGGGTTGCCAACGTCCATGGCATTCGACAGGGTAGGGATGGATGGGCGGGGGGTGAACACACCGGTACGCAAATATTGCGGTACTTCATCGTTCACATTGGTGGAGGCCACGAAAGCTTTTACCGGCAGGCCCATGCATCGGGCGAATACCCCAGCGGTGAGATTACCAAAATTACCGCTCGGCACGGAAAAAACGGGTGGTTCGCTGATGCCCTGCCGCTGTAGTTGGGCCCAGGCATGTACATAATAAAAACTCTGTGGAATGAGTCTGGCAATATTGATGGAATTTGCAGAGGCTAAAACATAGCGTTGATTGAGTTCTTTGTCCAGAAATGCCTGCTTCACCAGATGCTGGCAATCGTCGAAGCTGCCTTCGATTTCAAGTGTATGCACATTTTCGTTGAGTGTGGTAAGCTGCTTTTCCTGTAAAGCACTTACTTTTCCCGAAGGGAAAAGAATCGTGACGCGAATGCCCGGCACCCGATGAAATCCCAGTGCCACAGCACCTCCGGTATCGCCCGAGGTGGCCACCAGGATGTGAATCTCGCGCTGGCGTTTTTCCAGAAAATAAGCCATGAGTCGACTCATGAAGCGTGCGCCAATATCCTTGAAAGCCAGCGAAGGTCCATGAAATAATTCCAGTACAAAACGTTTTTCGCCCAGCTGCACCAGTGGCACCGGAAAGGCAAAAGCATCTTCTACAATCCTGCGCAATGCAGCTGTTTCTACTTCGTCCTGCAAAAACGCACTTGCCATGCGGAAAGCAATCTCTGGAAAACTGCAGGGAAGCATATCCTGCCATTCTTGTGCCGACAGATGGGGAAGCCGGCAGGGCATGTACAATCCATTATCGGGTGGCAGACTCTGAAACAATGCAGTTTCAAAATCTACGATATGTGCGGGATTGCGTGTACTATACAGTTTCATCGCCATGGTACAGAAGATTAAGATTTTTTATGAACCGTTTCACCAGTAGCCAGTAAACGTGGCCCCTGGCGGTTGATAGGCGAGATAAATACGTCAGATGCTATATGATGCTGCTGCAAATGTGCCTGTAGTCGGGACAGAATGGTTTCGGCCGTTGTGAAATGTTCGCACAGGGCGAACACGCTGGGGCCGGAGCCGGAGATACCAAAGCCTAAAGCGCCGGATGACAGAGCAATGGATTTCAGAGCCTGGTATTCCGGAATCAAAATCGAACGGACGGGCTCAATGATTACGTCGTGCATGGAACGGGCAAGTAGGGCAAAATCCTGATTGTAGAGCGCGCTGATGAAACCGGCCAGATTGCCCATTTGTGTGGTCACATCGGATAAGGGCACATAGGGTTTGAGGATTTTGCGGGCGTCGCGGGTCTGGATCTCGATATGCGGGTGCAGCAATCCACACACCAACGATTCGGGGGTAGGTAACTGAATCACATCGAGCGGATGATAGCTACGAATGAGCACAAAGCCGCCCAGCAGTGCCGGTGCCACGTTATCGGCATGCCCCTGTCCACAGGCCAGCTCTTCGCCTTCCATGGCCAGTTGCAGGAGATCGGCGGTAGATAAGGGTTGTCCCATGAGATGATGAATGGCAAAGAGTCCGGCTACTGTACTGGCCGCGCTGGAACCCAGTCCGCTGCCCACCGGCATATGCTTGTGCAGTACAATTTCAATGCCCAGATCGTCCCGTCCGATCTGTTGCAGATAGCGCATTACCGAAGCGCTTACCGTATTCTTTGTCGGGTCGAGTGGCAGACGTCCCTCGTCACCGTAGATGGCCCTGAGCCTTACACCTGGCTCTGAGACCACAAACAGTTCCACCTCGTCGCCCGGAGTTTCCACTGCAAAGCCCAGCACATCGAAGCCACATACCACATTGGCAACCGTGGCCGGAGCAAATACCCGGATATACGACATCGATGGTTGTTCCATACTAAAGGTTTTATTGTGCACCCACTTTTACCAGATCGGCAAATACACCTGCTGCGGTGACTTCGGCTCCGGCGCCCGGTCCTTTCACGACCAGCGGACAATCACGATAGCGGGGTGTGGTAAATGCAATAATATTATCACTGCCGGTCAAGAAATAAAAGGGATGTGAAGCATCGATGGCATGTAATTTAATACTTACCTTTCCCTGATCCATGACACCGATATAACGAAGTACCTTGCCCTCGGCTTCCGCTTTCTTTTTCATCGCTTCAAAATGTGCGTCTTCCTGACGCAGCGCTTCATAAAAAGCTTCCACTGAAGGAGCTTTCAGACAACTTTCCGGAAGGATGGGCTCCATTTCCACATCCTGCATTTCTACGGCATATCCGGAATCACGCGCCAGTATTAGCATCTTGCGCATGAAGTCGAGTCCGCTCAGGTCATCACGTGGATCGGGTTCCGTATATCCTTTCGCCTGAGCCTCGCGCACAATCTCATAAAAATGTCGATCGCCCTTGAAAGCATTGAAGATATAAGAAATGGTGCCGGAGAGAATAGCCTCAATCTTTAAAATTTTATCTCCGCTCACCAGCAAATCGTGTAAGGTGCTGATAATCGGCAATCCCGCACCCACATTGGTTTCATAAAAAAAGTCGACGCCGTATTTCTTCACCGCGTCTTTAAATCTTTTATACAGGCTGTATTCGCTTGAGTTTCCGATTTTATTGCAGGTCACAATGGAAATGCTCGATGTGAAAATATCTTCATAATGCTTGACCACCTCTGCGCTGGCGGAGTTATCGATAAACACGCTATTGGGCAGATTCATCGATTGCATGCGCTGAATAAACTTATCCAGACTGGCCGGTTCACCGTGTTCCTGCAAATAATTTTCCCAGCATTTCAGGGGGATGCCTTCCTCATCGAATACCATGCGTCGGGTATTGGTAATAGCCACTACTTTAATTTTCAACGAACGATGTTCCAGCAAATAATCTTCATGTTCAGCAATCTGTCGCAACAATGTTCTGCCGATATTACCCG
It includes:
- a CDS encoding SDR family oxidoreductase — translated: MAELFRLDQKIAIITGAASGIGRAIAQVFARQGATVCVVDLQLQQALQVVQEITSTGHQAFAYQADVTDAVAVKQVVNRICKDQGGVHILVNSAGIAHIGRLENTTVEDFDRIFAVNVKGTFLCMQAVLPVMKQQQHGVILNLASIAAHVGLPDRFAYSMSKGAVYAMTLSVAKDYIHDHIRCNSISPARVHTPFVDGFLQKNYPGREMEMFQKLSATQPIGRMATPEEVAYLALYLCSDEASFITGCDYPIDGGFIKLNN
- a CDS encoding 2,3-diphosphoglycerate-dependent phosphoglycerate mutase; amino-acid sequence: MASTNASQQENTYLVMVRHGESVYNQKNLFTGWIDCSLSENGIAEARRVGQLLAQHAFVFDIAITSALRRSWETLMNMLLEAPEIVTDQLLVRRFQAFNERHYGDLQGKNKEETAKLFGAEQVHRWRRGFEDRPPHGESLKDTYERVVACYQQEVSPLVKSGKKILIVAHGNSLRALKMFLEHIPAEKISEVEFATGEAQVFVFDKAGNYLETRKLHQEAVAR
- the thrC gene encoding threonine synthase → MAMKLYSTRNPAHIVDFETALFQSLPPDNGLYMPCRLPHLSAQEWQDMLPCSFPEIAFRMASAFLQDEVETAALRRIVEDAFAFPVPLVQLGEKRFVLELFHGPSLAFKDIGARFMSRLMAYFLEKRQREIHILVATSGDTGGAVALGFHRVPGIRVTILFPSGKVSALQEKQLTTLNENVHTLEIEGSFDDCQHLVKQAFLDKELNQRYVLASANSINIARLIPQSFYYVHAWAQLQRQGISEPPVFSVPSGNFGNLTAGVFARCMGLPVKAFVASTNVNDEVPQYLRTGVFTPRPSIPTLSNAMDVGNPSNFQRLSAIFQQDVQRMRQWIHGYAFDDHQTLAEIRRVAETERYILCPHTAIASLGLNTYQQRHPSASPGVFLATAHPGKFANIYPDDIRTLPCWPSLPTAVQQIMQQPGRAIRMKNNFETFKSYLLQTS
- a CDS encoding homoserine kinase: MEQPSMSYIRVFAPATVANVVCGFDVLGFAVETPGDEVELFVVSEPGVRLRAIYGDEGRLPLDPTKNTVSASVMRYLQQIGRDDLGIEIVLHKHMPVGSGLGSSAASTVAGLFAIHHLMGQPLSTADLLQLAMEGEELACGQGHADNVAPALLGGFVLIRSYHPLDVIQLPTPESLVCGLLHPHIEIQTRDARKILKPYVPLSDVTTQMGNLAGFISALYNQDFALLARSMHDVIIEPVRSILIPEYQALKSIALSSGALGFGISGSGPSVFALCEHFTTAETILSRLQAHLQQHHIASDVFISPINRQGPRLLATGETVHKKS
- a CDS encoding ACT domain-containing protein translates to MRQTKGLSGKLFSALGRNGINVVAIAQGSSEYNISVVVKRHDLSKALNAVHDAFFIRTKKTLHVFYLGTGNIGRTLLRQIAEHEDYLLEHRSLKIKVVAITNTRRMVFDEEGIPLKCWENYLQEHGEPASLDKFIQRMQSMNLPNSVFIDNSASAEVVKHYEDIFTSSISIVTCNKIGNSSEYSLYKRFKDAVKKYGVDFFYETNVGAGLPIISTLHDLLVSGDKILKIEAILSGTISYIFNAFKGDRHFYEIVREAQAKGYTEPDPRDDLSGLDFMRKMLILARDSGYAVEMQDVEMEPILPESCLKAPSVEAFYEALRQEDAHFEAMKKKAEAEGKVLRYIGVMDQGKVSIKLHAIDASHPFYFLTGSDNIIAFTTPRYRDCPLVVKGPGAGAEVTAAGVFADLVKVGAQ